The following proteins are encoded in a genomic region of Sneathiella marina:
- a CDS encoding peroxiredoxin: MTIQLGDVVPDFTQKSTEGDISFHNWIGDGWAILFSHPKDFTPVCTTELAEVARLKPEFEKRNMKPIALSVDSVDSHQGWLADIKETQGSAVNYPILADADRTVSDLYGMIHPNADDTLTVRSVFIIDPNKKLRLTLTYPASTGRNFDEILRVIDSLQLTEYHKVATPVNWQDGDDCVIVPAITDPDQMKELFPKGWKELKPYLRMTPQPNK; the protein is encoded by the coding sequence ATGACTATTCAGCTCGGAGACGTCGTACCTGATTTTACCCAGAAATCAACGGAAGGCGATATCAGCTTTCACAACTGGATCGGAGATGGATGGGCCATTTTATTCTCCCACCCGAAAGATTTCACGCCCGTCTGCACAACGGAACTGGCAGAAGTCGCGCGGTTGAAGCCAGAATTCGAAAAGCGCAACATGAAACCCATTGCCCTCAGCGTCGATAGTGTCGATAGCCACCAGGGCTGGCTGGCCGATATCAAGGAAACACAGGGCAGCGCCGTCAATTACCCGATCCTGGCCGATGCGGACCGCACTGTCTCCGATTTATACGGCATGATCCACCCCAATGCCGATGACACCCTCACCGTTCGCTCGGTCTTTATCATCGATCCCAACAAGAAACTGCGGCTTACCCTGACCTATCCGGCCAGTACGGGCCGTAACTTTGACGAGATCCTGCGGGTTATCGATAGCCTGCAATTGACAGAATATCACAAGGTCGCCACACCGGTGAACTGGCAGGACGGCGATGACTGTGTCATCGTTCCGGCCATTACCGACCCCGACCAGATGAAGGAATTGTTCCCCAAAGGCTGGAAAGAGCTCAAGCCTTATTTGAGAATGACACCTCAACCCAACAAGTAA
- a CDS encoding methyltransferase family protein, with translation MMQNALLLLGLGIAAVTLAAILWSICFPAHRLWPPKRYTALTPIFVWVPTFSLFGVLIALGIWGWRTVALPDWLRFGVGVPLILIGSIVVWSEVLHFGIPQTGGAKGSLRTAGMYRYSRNPQYLADIAIVIGWIVLSSAFWVVLVGIGTIAVLIAAPFAEEPWLKNQYGANFEDYAARVRRFL, from the coding sequence ATGATGCAGAACGCTTTATTGCTTCTTGGTCTTGGGATTGCAGCGGTCACACTCGCTGCAATCCTATGGTCGATTTGTTTTCCCGCACATCGTTTGTGGCCACCAAAACGCTACACCGCGCTGACGCCTATATTTGTCTGGGTGCCAACGTTCTCGCTCTTTGGAGTATTGATCGCCTTGGGGATTTGGGGCTGGCGTACCGTCGCGCTTCCCGACTGGTTGCGTTTCGGCGTTGGGGTACCCCTTATCTTGATTGGCAGCATCGTAGTCTGGTCAGAGGTTTTGCACTTTGGCATACCTCAAACAGGCGGAGCGAAGGGGTCGCTACGAACGGCTGGCATGTATCGCTATTCCAGAAACCCTCAATACTTGGCCGATATTGCAATAGTCATCGGCTGGATTGTTCTTTCATCCGCATTTTGGGTCGTGCTTGTCGGGATTGGGACAATCGCCGTTCTCATCGCAGCACCATTTGCGGAAGAACCATGGCTCAAGAATCAATATGGAGCTAATTTCGAAGACTATGCGGCACGGGTTAGAAGGTTCCTTTGA
- a CDS encoding metal-dependent hydrolase family protein, which produces MVATLYGGGDVFDGTGTLHKNHSVLVEGDTIQQVAPAEAFADFQGTMVDTSGGTLMPGIADCHVHLVYKGEADPRGSIEGVNPGEITLRVLENAQTSLKAGITAVRDCGGREYLEFPVRDGCNNGRFLGPNILASGKMICMTGGHGNRSGRVADGCDEVVKAVREQIHAGSDLIKIMATGGVMTPGVNPEDAHYSADEMRVGVGEARRFHKTSASHAQGAEGIMNAVLAGITSIEHGIFMDQQCLDAMLERGTYLVPTLAAVQNILNNADKGIADYVVEKSRRVFEKHRESFKMFYEAGGKIAMGTDAGTPFNMHGENAMELAYMVDCGMTAIDALTASTSVAHSLMELDDRGQIKADFKADMIIVNGNPAEDILMAAESANHRSVIKNGKQVNL; this is translated from the coding sequence ATGGTAGCGACTTTATATGGCGGCGGGGATGTATTTGACGGAACTGGCACGCTCCATAAAAACCACTCGGTCCTGGTTGAGGGTGACACCATTCAGCAGGTTGCTCCAGCTGAAGCCTTTGCTGATTTTCAAGGGACCATGGTGGATACCAGCGGCGGCACGCTCATGCCCGGCATAGCCGATTGTCATGTCCATCTCGTCTACAAGGGCGAAGCGGACCCGCGCGGCAGCATAGAAGGTGTAAATCCCGGAGAAATAACCCTACGGGTGCTCGAAAATGCTCAAACCTCCTTAAAAGCGGGTATCACGGCTGTCCGCGATTGCGGCGGACGCGAATATCTTGAATTTCCGGTTCGTGACGGCTGCAATAATGGCCGGTTCCTGGGTCCGAATATTCTGGCCTCCGGGAAAATGATCTGCATGACCGGAGGTCATGGCAACAGAAGCGGCCGGGTCGCTGATGGCTGTGACGAGGTTGTTAAGGCAGTCCGGGAACAAATCCATGCCGGCAGTGACCTGATTAAAATCATGGCGACCGGCGGTGTCATGACCCCAGGCGTCAACCCTGAAGATGCCCATTATAGCGCGGATGAAATGCGCGTTGGCGTCGGCGAAGCCCGGCGTTTTCACAAAACATCGGCCAGTCACGCTCAAGGGGCCGAAGGCATAATGAATGCTGTACTTGCTGGCATCACCTCCATTGAGCATGGCATCTTCATGGACCAGCAATGTCTGGACGCCATGCTAGAGCGGGGCACCTATCTTGTCCCGACTTTGGCCGCCGTCCAGAATATTCTCAACAACGCCGATAAGGGGATCGCAGATTATGTTGTCGAGAAATCGCGCCGTGTTTTTGAAAAACACCGCGAGAGCTTCAAGATGTTTTATGAAGCGGGCGGTAAAATTGCCATGGGAACCGATGCCGGCACCCCCTTCAACATGCATGGTGAAAATGCCATGGAACTGGCCTATATGGTCGATTGCGGCATGACGGCGATTGATGCTCTGACCGCCAGCACGTCGGTGGCCCATTCCCTGATGGAACTCGACGACCGGGGCCAGATCAAGGCGGACTTCAAGGCCGACATGATTATTGTCAACGGCAATCCGGCAGAAGACATCCTGATGGCAGCTGAATCTGCCAACCATCGCAGCGTCATCAAAAACGGAAAACAAGTGAATTTATAG
- a CDS encoding cation transporter has product MAGCCGNDAKFDGVSDDYKRRLWIVIALNATMFVVEMTAGHLAKSQALQADALDFAGDALTYGISLAVIGASIRVRTNAALFKGISLLLMGLWVFGSTVYRVFYVGVPTAEIMGVVGLLALLTNLASVFLLVRYKDGDANVRSVWLCSRNDAIGNVAVMIAALGVWGTATGWPDLIVATIMASLFLSSAFLIIRQALAERREMITHEHAKA; this is encoded by the coding sequence ATGGCGGGTTGCTGCGGAAATGACGCCAAGTTTGATGGCGTTTCTGATGATTACAAACGACGGCTGTGGATCGTCATTGCGTTGAACGCGACAATGTTCGTTGTGGAGATGACAGCGGGGCATCTGGCAAAGTCACAGGCGCTACAAGCAGACGCCCTCGACTTTGCCGGCGATGCGCTGACCTATGGCATTTCACTCGCGGTGATCGGCGCCTCAATCCGTGTCCGCACGAATGCGGCGCTCTTCAAAGGCATTAGCCTTCTCTTGATGGGGCTTTGGGTGTTTGGATCGACCGTCTATCGCGTCTTCTATGTCGGTGTTCCGACGGCAGAAATCATGGGGGTGGTTGGCCTTTTAGCGTTGTTGACCAATCTTGCAAGTGTGTTCCTGCTCGTGCGGTACAAGGACGGCGATGCCAACGTTCGTTCGGTTTGGCTCTGTTCGCGCAACGATGCCATTGGAAATGTCGCGGTAATGATTGCGGCCCTCGGCGTTTGGGGGACTGCAACCGGATGGCCTGACTTGATTGTTGCAACGATCATGGCATCTCTGTTTCTGTCATCGGCGTTCCTGATCATACGGCAGGCGCTCGCGGAACGGCGGGAAATGATCACGCACGAACACGCGAAGGCATGA